Below is a genomic region from Brassica oleracea var. oleracea cultivar TO1000 chromosome C9, BOL, whole genome shotgun sequence.
GAGTCTTTAGAATATGGAGAACCAAACTCATCTGGTCGGATTGTCTTCATCGGTTTGATACCATCTCCCCCTTCAATTGACACGCGATTGGAAAAAAAAAAAATTCAGGAAAACGACGGCGTTTTCAATGACGCGGAAGGGAGTGAAAAAAAAATCAAAAAGAAAAATTCCAAAAAATCAGCCAATAGAATTATAACGTTTTTCCTAAGAAGCTCTATATTAATGCCACCTCAGCAGAAATCACTAAAGTGACTTCTCTTTTAATGTATAGGAGGATTTCAAGAGATTTTGGAATTTAATGCAGCTGAATTCGTAAGACAATGCTGGCTATTTATCGATCAATATAAGCTACGATTTTGATTACACCTTTGTATATACTTCCCTTAACCATCGTTACTATTGTCGCATAACAAAAAAAAATCTTCTGGTTTGACCCCAAAAGAAACAAAAACAAAAACAAAAATTTTCTTCCGCTTCTTCCAAAATCCAATGAAGGATAGGGGGTTGTTTATTCGTCATTTTATACAGTCTCCGATTGGGCTTGCCACTTTTTCATCTTCGTCATTTTATATAGTCTCCGATTGGGCTTGCCATTTTTTCATCTATTCAAATCAGTGTTCTAAAATATGGTTTGTACAGCCGTATATACAGTGTATATATACTATACAGTAGTACATTGTACTGGTTTTTAGTGTACGGTAGAATAATACAGTGATGGTTTGGATGGGTGCAAATACATCGTTTATACAGTATTATACGATATTTATACGCTCATAGTTTATATGCTACATGTTTAAAGAAATTTTAGTAAACAATTATAGGGGGTGATTGGTTGAACTGTACTGTAAAAAATTTACTGTAGAATTTGTACTGTAAATGTTTTGGCTGTAGTTGTACATTTACTAAAGTATATTTTTCTGCAGAGATTTTTGCTGTAGTTATGATAACTGTAGCTGTAAATTATTGACTGTACTTTTGTAAAATAAAACATGATTGGATAAAATGTGTTGTAGCTGTAAAAAAAACTTTTCTGTTAATTTAAAAATATAACAATTTATAAAATTTATCCAAAACAAAGAAAACCATCTAAAATAAAAAAAAAATAGTCAAAGGAAAACCAACATCTAAATAATAATAAATTTTATCTACTAGAATTCCATAAATTCATTGCAATCTCATCTCGAAAGTCTTCCATGTATTGCCGAGAATCGACCATTTGTGCATCTTCATGGTCTTTAATCTCTTCATCTATTTGATGGCTGCCCCCTTACTCCCAATTTGCTTCAAAATCAGGATCTAGTGTACCAGTTTAATTCTTTTGACTTTACCAGTTTGATTCTTTTATTATCCAACTAGTTTCTACTGTAATACTATCAAAAATAGAATTTCATTAAAACTAGTTGGACAATAAAAGATCTTACAACCGTGTCAAGAAAAAAGTAAAGTAAATGTAGGAGGTAAAAAGGTAAAAAATGATTTATTTCCATAAAAAAAAAACAGAGAGCGACGAGACGACCTTTAAACTCTTTCGTCTCAAGTTCCCTCTCTCTCTCTCTCTGGTTATCTCGATTTGTCCTCTTCACTCGAAATTTAGGTTCTTTTAATCTTCTCCTGAGCAATCCGCCTTTCGAGCTTCAAGCCTTTAGGTATGTTAAACTTATGGGTTTCTTGTTACCCCTCGTATTAGGGTTTATCTTTGCGGCCTATCACTGGAAATTAGGAAAATTCTCGTTTCACAGTTGTTGTTGTGTGTCATCGTCGTCGATGCAAAAAGGTTTTAGCTTTCAATCTGGGCTTCTTAGAGAACGAAACCCTCTGCTCTGCTTTGATTCTATTGATGATATCTGCTCTGCTTTGAAGAAAAAAGAAAAAAAAAATCAAAACTTTATTTTAAGATCTCAGCATTGCAATTAAACCAGACATGACTTATGCTTTCTCCTTCTTCTTCTTACTTGCTGAGTTTCTGTTTGCAGGTCCAGAGGTTTGTTTGTATTATGAAGGGTGGAGTACATTGTTTAAAAATCTCTCACTTCTTGTCTCTTATCTGGTAAGCTGAGTTCTGTCTTCACAGTCTCTATTTTGTAATGGCAGATCAGGATTCAGGAATTGACATTGCAATGGTTTTGTTTGTTTGCAGAATGCTATAAAGTTCCCTTGAGTTTGATCTGGTCTCTGAGATATTTAGCTTATAATGGACTGTAACAAGGAAGAGGCCTCTAGGGCAAAGGCCTTAGCAGAGAATATGATGCTGAGAGGTGACTTCCCCAAGGCTCAGAAGCTTGTAGTGAAGGCTCAGAGGCTCTTCTCAGGTCTTGAGAGCTTACCACAAATGTTAGCCGTGTGTGATGTACATTGCTCCGCCGACAAGAAAATCAACGGTCTTGAGAACTGGTACGGTATTCTTCAAGTTAAGCAATTTTCCGACGATGCTGCAATCAAGAAGCAGTACAGGAAGCTCGCCTTGCTTCTCCATCCTGACAAAAACCAGTTCGCTGGCGCTGAGGCTGCTTTCAAGCTGGTTGGGGAAGCTAACAGGTTGCTTGCCGACAAGGAGAAACGGAGTCAGTATGATATCAAGCGCAGAATCAATTCACAGGTTGCTAGCAGACAGTGGAGTGCAAACTTTGGAACTGCAAAGAGTGGTGGTGACAGTACTGTTAGGAAGGAAACGTTTTGGACGTGTTGCGAGCATTGTGGCTATAAGTATAAGTACTTGGGACAGTATGTGAACTCCAAAATGTATTGTTCCCGTTGTCAAAGATCATTCATGGCTTACGACGTTGGGTTTAATGGAGTGCCGCCTAAACCGAGCGCTAGTCAGAAAGAAGTTCAAAATCAGGGGACTTGTAACACACCTGTGAGTGAAAACGTGGAGTTTACTGGTGTTCAACCAGGAAGTGTAGCAGGTAAGGTTGATAAGAAAGAATCTGCCAAAGAGAAATTCAACGAGAAGAATGGAGGAGGTGAGAAAAATGCTGAAGTAAGGAAACCCAAAATAGAGGATGAATCGATGAAGAATGATACTGAACCAAGTAAATCCGAGGAAGGTGAGGAGAAGATGGACCAGACAGCTGATCTACCCAAAGCTGATGGTTTGAAGCCGCAACCTGAGGTTACAGAACCGGAAAAGGTTGCATCAAGATCTGTCCCTGATGAATCAGTTTCAAGGACTAGTCAAGCACCCTCAGTGAACAAGGGCAAAAGAAAGAGGAGAGAGATTGTTGAGGAGCCGACTGAGGTTAGAACAGATTCAAAGGATAATAGTAGGAGGACATCTTCAAGGAAAAGGCAGCAGGTTTCTGGCGGAGAGAAGGGAAGAAGTAATGGTGTTTTAAGCCCTCACAGAAACAGGTCAAGCTCAAAAGTTGGATTAAAATCTGAGCGAACTACCAAAAAACAAAAGTTAGGCGTTGGATCATCCAAACGTCTTGATTCTGGTGGTTCTTCTGTGCCTTCATGTGTTTTTAATGGAAAGCCTAATAAAAGTGTGGATTCTGGATATCAAGAAAGCTTGTCAACGGAAGACAACAACCACAAGCCTGTTACGCATGATTCACCTGATCCAGACTTTCATAATTTTGAACTGGCAACAAGCTCCTTTGCAGTCAACCAGGTGTGGTCTCTGTATGATCCCACTGATGGTATGCCTCGGTCTTATGCTCGTATTACAAAAGTGACTGAAGCTGAGTTCAAGGTGTGTATTACGTGGCTTGACCCCTTAGAAGATAATAACGATAACTCTGTTCCCATTGCTTGTGGAGTTTTCCAAGATAGGGAGTCACAGGAGGTAGACGACCGTTTGATATTCTCTTGTCAGATGCTTCATGTACCTGGTGACAGTAACACCGCTATTTATCCAAGAGCAGGAGAGGTTTGGGCAGTTTTCAGAGGCTGGGATAGCAGTTGGAATGGTAGCTCAGATAAAGGAACTTATGAATATGACTTAGTTGAAGTTTTGTGTGATTTTAATAATGTGGATGGCGTTGAAGTGGCTTACTTGGGAAAAGTGGAAGGATTTGTTTCCCTGTTTCGACGAAATGTGAAGTATGGATTTCTCCAACTTCAGATTCCACCAAACGAGATGCTAAGATTTTCTCACAAAGTCCCTTCATTCAAATTGACTGGAAGGGAGAGAGAAGGTGTTCCTCCTGGGTGCTTCGAATTAGACACTGCTGCTTTACCAAAAGAGATGTTCCAGGTTGTAAAGTCTAAAGTTGATGTGGAGTTGGATAGAAAAATGGCGAATGGTAAATCCGGTGGTTCTATTCATGAGGCTTCCAAGGTTGAAGCGCAGGCAAAGAAACGTCAAAAAATCAATGACAATCACAGTTCATCCTCCAAAGCATCTGAAGGAATCTGCTTGACTCATCAAATGAACTCAGTGAAGAAGTCCAAGAAGAGTGTCAAAGCAGTGGATGGCTTGAAACTGCGAAAAGACCCTTGTGGTCTGAGTGAAACAAACAACCAAGCAACTTCAAGTCCAGGTCAAGAGAAAGCTGAGAAGAAGATTGCTAACGATGATGTGTCCTGCGGACAGCCAGATGTGTTTTGTTTCTCTGATGAGACGATGACTACACCGAAGAAACCTGCAAAGGTCGTGACTGCAGCTGATTCCTCGAGAATCAGGAAAACACACAAAGCCACAGGGAACTCAAAGAAGCGTGGGAGAAATGATGAGTCATTGTCTCAGTCCAGAGGTAATGGTTTGTTGAATCGTGCTGAAAAATCCTCAGTTTCAGAGACTCATGGGCCATCCAGATGCACAACCAGGCAAGAAAACACTTATAACTTTGAGAACCAGAGATCCGAGGACAAATTTCAGATTGGTCAGATATGGGCTATTTACTGCAATGATTACAAAGGGATGATGCCAAGAAAGTATGCTCAGGTTAAGAGAATCGACACAAGTCCTGAGTTCAAGCTACACGTAGCACCTCTAGAGCTGTGCCGTCCTCCAAATCTCATGACACATCCCCTGTGCTGTGGCACTTTTAAGTTGAAAACAGGTACAGCAGATGTCCTTGTACCTAGCAGCTTCTCACATCAGACTAAAGCTGTGAAGAAAGGTATAAACAGATACGAAGTGTATCCAGGAAAAGGTGAGGTATGGGCTTTATACAAGAACTGGAACACTACAGATTGTTCTGAGACTGAAGAAGAAGAACTTGAGATTGTGGAAGTTGTTGAAACCAACGAGCAGAGCATACGAGTGGTGCTATTGACTGCTAAAGTGTGTAACAAGCTTCTCTACGGAAGGTGTGTGGAGACAGTGGCGGGTTGTGTAGACATTCCAAAGACGGAAGTGAATAGATTCTCACATCAGGTTCCAGCGTTCAGACGTGAGAGAAGTGGAGACTACCAATGGTGGGAGCTTGACTCTAAAGCACTAATTGGTCTTTAACTCAAAGAAGCTGAAGTCTCTTTCTTTTTGTTAATCTTGCATTTCTTGTCTAGTTTAGATGTAATGGTAAATTAAAAACATGAAGAAGAGACTGAATATAATAAAAACAAGAGAGAAGAATGTTTTATCTAATCAAATGAGATGGAATCAAGTAATCAAGTAAATCAAATGAGGTGGAATCACTGAAAAAGAGACCAAGAAAGGTAACTGAAACAAATAATCCAACCATTCATCCAAGGAGAGCAATAATCTTATGATTAAACAATACGTTGCCAAAACATATCTTGTTTAGTTTAGAATGTGAAGCTAAATTAAAACATGAAGAAGAGACTGAATATAATATAATCAAGAGAGAAAAAATGTTTGATCAAAATCGAGTAAATCAAATGAGATGATCATTGAGAAAGAGACCAAGAAACTGAAACAAATAATCCAACCATTCATCTAATGAGAGCAATCATCTTATGATTAAACAGTACGTTGCCAAAACATATCTTGTCTAGTTTAGAATGCGATGCTAAATTAAAACATGAAGAAGAAACTGAATATAATAAAATCAAGAGAGAATTTTTTTTTTTTTTTATCAAATCGAGTAATTGATTTAATGAGAGCAAACATCGTTATGATTAAAAAGTACGTTACCAAAACATATTTTGTCTAGTTTAGAATGTGACGATACAGATGTGTGTTCCCATTCAAATCTTGCTCGTTAGCCAGATATATAGTTTGCTTGTTCATACGTTATCAAATGACTTAGAATTTTAAATTCGTCTTTATTAACTGTAACATTAAGAATGTTCTAACCTTTTTTGTTGAGCATGTGCTTTGAAAATGGACAGCCTTATAAAATCTCTCTAACAACGTATATATGACTATTTTCTACTGCCATATGGAGAGGATATGATCCATCATGGTCACATACAAAAACAGCATTCGTTGATCGATTTAACGGATTGCACACTCTTTCATATTATCCTATGGACGCTCCAAATGAAAGACTAGTATTTCATTCTCCGTCACAAAGTTTTTTTTTTTTTTTTGAATAATCCAGGGGTTCTCCACTTACGTGGATCATTCCCCTGCGCCCGGTTAAGCAGCGGTCCACTTCACCCGGGAGGGCTTTACCTGGGCTGGAGACAAGGCCCAACACCCAGTACCGCATTTGGTGACAGAATAGGCAGTTCGCCTCCGCCTGGCGTCGAACCCGTGAGCATGACAATTGGCCCACAGGATCCTTACCAAGTGAGCTGCCTCATCCCGTCTTCTTCGTCACAAAGTTATAAATCTTTTTAAGAAATAATGAATTTACTCATAAATAAAAAAGATCGACCTAAAAAATAAGAGATTATATATTATTGTTATTTTAATATTGATTTCTTCAGCAGAAAATTATATATTAGAATATGTTACTTTTAAACACATATACTGCTAATTAGTGGATATTCAGATACTCATTTGATTTTCGATTCAATTCTTATTCGGTTTATTTTCCGGATTCCAAAAAAATAGCAACGGTTTAGATACTTGTTAACATCGATTC
It encodes:
- the LOC106318616 gene encoding uncharacterized protein LOC106318616, which encodes MDCNKEEASRAKALAENMMLRGDFPKAQKLVVKAQRLFSGLESLPQMLAVCDVHCSADKKINGLENWYGILQVKQFSDDAAIKKQYRKLALLLHPDKNQFAGAEAAFKLVGEANRLLADKEKRSQYDIKRRINSQVASRQWSANFGTAKSGGDSTVRKETFWTCCEHCGYKYKYLGQYVNSKMYCSRCQRSFMAYDVGFNGVPPKPSASQKEVQNQGTCNTPVSENVEFTGVQPGSVAGKVDKKESAKEKFNEKNGGGEKNAEVRKPKIEDESMKNDTEPSKSEEGEEKMDQTADLPKADGLKPQPEVTEPEKVASRSVPDESVSRTSQAPSVNKGKRKRREIVEEPTEVRTDSKDNSRRTSSRKRQQVSGGEKGRSNGVLSPHRNRSSSKVGLKSERTTKKQKLGVGSSKRLDSGGSSVPSCVFNGKPNKSVDSGYQESLSTEDNNHKPVTHDSPDPDFHNFELATSSFAVNQVWSLYDPTDGMPRSYARITKVTEAEFKVCITWLDPLEDNNDNSVPIACGVFQDRESQEVDDRLIFSCQMLHVPGDSNTAIYPRAGEVWAVFRGWDSSWNGSSDKGTYEYDLVEVLCDFNNVDGVEVAYLGKVEGFVSLFRRNVKYGFLQLQIPPNEMLRFSHKVPSFKLTGREREGVPPGCFELDTAALPKEMFQVVKSKVDVELDRKMANGKSGGSIHEASKVEAQAKKRQKINDNHSSSSKASEGICLTHQMNSVKKSKKSVKAVDGLKLRKDPCGLSETNNQATSSPGQEKAEKKIANDDVSCGQPDVFCFSDETMTTPKKPAKVVTAADSSRIRKTHKATGNSKKRGRNDESLSQSRGNGLLNRAEKSSVSETHGPSRCTTRQENTYNFENQRSEDKFQIGQIWAIYCNDYKGMMPRKYAQVKRIDTSPEFKLHVAPLELCRPPNLMTHPLCCGTFKLKTGTADVLVPSSFSHQTKAVKKGINRYEVYPGKGEVWALYKNWNTTDCSETEEEELEIVEVVETNEQSIRVVLLTAKVCNKLLYGRCVETVAGCVDIPKTEVNRFSHQVPAFRRERSGDYQWWELDSKALIGL